Within the Solwaraspora sp. WMMA2056 genome, the region ACAGGAGTTCCGCAAGTGCATCGAGTGCTTCCTGTGCCAGAACACCTGCCACGTGGTCCGTGACCACGAGGACAACAAGACCGCGTTCTCCGGTCCCCGGGTGTTCATCCGCGCCGCCGAGCTCGACATGCACCCGCTGGACACCAAGACCGACCGCAAGCAGTACGCGCAGGCCTCGCAGGGGCTGGGCTACTGCAACATCACCAAGTGCTGCACCGAGGTCTGCCCGGAGCACATCAAGATCACCGACAACGCGATCATCCCGATGAAGGAGCGCGTCGTCGACCGGCGGTACGATCCACTGGTGTGGCTCGGTAGCAAGATCTTCCGGCGGGGGCAGAACGGCGCGGCGGACAACGGATCAGGGCTCGGTCAGTCCGGCCTCGACCAGCCCGTCGGCACCGTGGCGGCGACCGCGGTGCCGGCCGACGGCGACCACAGCCCGGAAGCGGACGCCGCCCGGGGCGTCAACTGGCACCGGCAGGTCCCCCGTCCGCAGGCCGCGGCGGTGGACGAGAAGGGTCACCTGCCGATCAGCGAGCTGGCCTTCGACAAGCCGGCCGCGCCGTCGCCGTTCGGCGAGGACGTCACCTTCCCGCTGCCGGACAAGTCGCTGAACTACCACCACCCCGACCAGGACCGCTGAACGCGGCCAGCACCCGACGCAGGACCGCTGAACGCGGCCAGCACCCGACGCAGGACCGCTGAACGCGGCTCTGCCGTTCTGATCGACATCGCCCCGGTTGGCGCGCGGAAGCGCCGACCGGGGCGATGTCGCGAGTTGCCAGCAATCCATCGACAGTCGTAGCATCCTCGGCGGAGCCGGGAACGAATCTCGTCGATCGTTTTCCGTCGTGGGCGGTGTCGGGCCGCCGGGCCCACGGCACCAGTCCGCCATGCGGGCTGCCCGCCGAAGGAGCTCCACGGCAATGTGTGCACTCAGGCGCTTCCGCCTGCTTTCGATCATCTTCGCCGCGGTCGTCGCCCTCGGGGTCACCGTCGTCTGGTTCGCACCGGTGGCGGACGCCGGCGAGCTCTGCGGACGGACAGACACGGTCAGCATCGCCGACAAGCGGTACGTGGTGATGAACAACGTCTGGGGAGCCGGCACCCTGCAGTGCCTACGGGTCACCGAGGAGGGCCGGTTCACCGTCAGCCGATCCGAGCACGACAAGCGCACCGGGTCGGCGGCCGCGTACCCGACGATCTACCAGGGCTGCCACTGGGGCAACTGCACGGTCGGCAGCGGGCTGCCGATCAAGGTACGGCAGCTGCGGTCGGCCCGCTCCGACTGGACGTTCGACGCCGCCGACGCCGAGGGCCGGTGGAACGCCACGTACGACCTGTGGTTCCACACGGACGCGAACGCCCACCGCTCGCCGGACGGCGCGGAACTGATGGTCTGGCTGGACCACGACGGCGGTGCCGAACCCGCCGGCACGCTGGTCGCCAGCGACGTCACCCTGGCCGGGGCGACCTGGGACGTCTACCACGCCGACTGGCACTGGAACTACGTCGCGTACGTGCGGACCAGCCCGACCGACCGGGCGGAGGATCTGGAACTGGCGGCCTTCACCCGCGACGCCGTGGGCCGGGGGTACATCGACCGTGACTGGTACCTCACCGGAATCGAGGCGGGCTTCGAAATCTGGCACGGCGGCGCCGGACTCGGCTCCCGGTCGTTCGAGGTCAAGATCAATTACTGAGGCTGACGCAGGTACGGCCCGAGTATGGCGACGATGGGCTGGTCCGCCGGCAGCCAGGTGACCTGGTCGAGTTCGTCGGCGGCCAGCCATCGCAACTCGGCGTGCTCCAGCGCGGTGGGCTGAGCCGACCCGAGCAGGCTGGCCAGGTAGACCCGCAGAACCGACCGACCGTGCCCGAGCACCTGGTCACCGCCGAGCCGCTGCCCGACCGCGACCGCCACGCCCAACTCTTCGTGACACTCCCGGACCAGTGCGTCGATCTCCGACTCACCGGTTTCCACCTTTCCGCCGGGAAATTCCCATTTTCCCGCCGTGCTCGGCGGGTGTGCCCGCGCGCAGGCCAGCACCTGCCCATCGCGGACGATCGCCGCCCCCACCACTACCTGACGCCTTGACTGCCCGGTCCGCACAGCAGACCAGCCTGCCAGATCAATCAGCAATTCGGGTAACCCTGCTGTCTGCACGGACAGTAGATGACGGAAGGGTGGACGTGGACACACCAGCCAGTCAGCGGCCAGACTGGGGGCCACCGACCAAGACACAGGATGGCGACGATTTGGCCACAAGCCGGCAACGACGCCTGGGAGGTGTGGCTTTGCGAGCAATCTGGCCCGGCCGGGTAGGCCGCGACTACCTTAGCGACGCGCTGACCCAGCTGGACGGGTGGACCCAGGACGGCCAGCAGATCCATCGGACCCTGCTGCTCGACGACAGCCAGCACGCCGAGCTGACCGAGCGGATCAAGGTCGCGGCCGACGCCCTGCACCTACGACCGCAGGTACGTCGGGCGGACGGGCACACCCAGATCTGCCTGGGTGATCCGGATGGCGACAAGATCACCGAAGGTGACGTGACGCTCGCCGCCCGGATCGAGGACGCCTACCGTACGATCATCGACGCCGCCTGATCCGACTCCCCTGGCTTGCATCGCGGCCGGTCACAATCAGGGCCGGCTTGTCGATGCGACCTACCCTCGGATCATGGCGAATGTTGCGTACGACCGACGCGAGCAACTACGGCAGATCGAAAGTGGGCTCCTCGACGGCGAGCAGGTGATCGCGGTCTACGACGCGATCGGCACCGGCACCGGCTTCATCGGGCTGACCAACCGCCGCGTGATCATCCAGGACAAGTCCTTCGTCGGCAAGAAGGTCGCCATCACCAGCATCCCGTACTCGAAGATCACCAGCGTCAGCGTGGTGAGCAACAAGTCCTGGGGTGGCTCGTACTTCTCCACCGGCGCCATCGCCATCAACGTCGGCACGCACACCTACGAGGTCGAGTTCCGGGGCGACCAGAAGTCACACCACGTACACAACGTGATCCTGCACTACATCTCGTGACCGGGCCCCATCGGTCGCCAATGCCCTGGACCAGGGTTGTTACGGTGCCGGTCGTGAAGCGGATCATGCTTGGCGCCACCGCCACCGGACTTGTTCTGACCCTGTTCGCCGCCGGCTGTGGCGACACTGACAGCGACGACGCCGCCGGCCCGTCGCCGGCCGGACCGGCGGGGTCCGCCAGCGCGGCTCGACCCACGTTCGCCGAACGGCTGGCGCTGCTACCGCAGCGACTCGCCGACGACGAGATCGTGCTGCAGATGGCCGATCTCGACCGGGCGGCCGAGCTCGCCGGGCTGGCCCGGCCGACCGACCCCGCCGACGCCGAGGCGGTCCGCGGCTACCTCGCGGCGTTGTCCACCGGCGCGAGCGCCGACGGACCGGCGGAGGTGGCTGCGCTGCTGCCTCAGCAGGCGGTACCGGCCGGGAACCCCGACCTCGCCGGGTTCGCGGCCGAGCTCGGCTGGTCGGTGCTCGACGTCTCCTGGTACGTCGAACACAGCAATCCGCCGAACGTGATGAGCGTGCTCGGCGGCCGCTTCGACAGCGACCGGAAGACCGACGCGATGGGTGAGCCCACCGACGGCGGATGGCAACTCGGCAACGCCGACGGCAGCATCGACCTGGCCGGACGCACCGTCGCCCGACCATTCGGTCAGCCGCTGCACCTGCGGCTGGCCGACGGCAGGCTGACAGTGGCCGGCAACTCCGAGACGGCGACCGCGCTCGACAACGGGGCCGCGTCGTTCGCCGACACGCCGGCCGCAGTCGCACTCGCCGAAGCAATGGACGCCGAGCAGGCGTACTCGGTGTTGTTCCGGGTCGGCGGCGACTACGGCGGCGGGCGGGCCGGGCAGACGCTGCC harbors:
- a CDS encoding succinate dehydrogenase/fumarate reductase iron-sulfur subunit translates to MGTNRHFRVWRGDENGGELQDYQVEVNEGEVVLDVIHRLQATEAPDLACRWNCKAGKCGSCSMEINGMPKLGCMTRMSTFEENETISITPLRTFPVIRDLVTDVSFNYQKSLETPAFSPPEDLAPGEYRMQQVDVERSQEFRKCIECFLCQNTCHVVRDHEDNKTAFSGPRVFIRAAELDMHPLDTKTDRKQYAQASQGLGYCNITKCCTEVCPEHIKITDNAIIPMKERVVDRRYDPLVWLGSKIFRRGQNGAADNGSGLGQSGLDQPVGTVAATAVPADGDHSPEADAARGVNWHRQVPRPQAAAVDEKGHLPISELAFDKPAAPSPFGEDVTFPLPDKSLNYHHPDQDR
- a CDS encoding (deoxy)nucleoside triphosphate pyrophosphohydrolase, encoding MIDLAGWSAVRTGQSRRQVVVGAAIVRDGQVLACARAHPPSTAGKWEFPGGKVETGESEIDALVRECHEELGVAVAVGQRLGGDQVLGHGRSVLRVYLASLLGSAQPTALEHAELRWLAADELDQVTWLPADQPIVAILGPYLRQPQ
- a CDS encoding PH domain-containing protein produces the protein MANVAYDRREQLRQIESGLLDGEQVIAVYDAIGTGTGFIGLTNRRVIIQDKSFVGKKVAITSIPYSKITSVSVVSNKSWGGSYFSTGAIAINVGTHTYEVEFRGDQKSHHVHNVILHYIS
- a CDS encoding 4a-hydroxytetrahydrobiopterin dehydratase yields the protein MRAIWPGRVGRDYLSDALTQLDGWTQDGQQIHRTLLLDDSQHAELTERIKVAADALHLRPQVRRADGHTQICLGDPDGDKITEGDVTLAARIEDAYRTIIDAA